One Pseudomonas sp. MH9.2 DNA segment encodes these proteins:
- a CDS encoding DUF72 domain-containing protein has product MNSHPLPYYLGCPSWSENAWRESLYPESARPNDFLALYAQVFNAVEGNTTFYARPSPVIVQRWAQSLPETFRFTAKFHRDISHGGDLRQQLHAAEDFIQLLAPLGQRVAPLWLQLPASFGPARLAELVSFIDAIERPLAVEVRHLAFFAKGDEERMLNRLLLDRGVERICLDPRALFSCVSTDPAVLHAQSKKPKVPPRPAALTQFPQVRFIGHPLLQANDPFLVPWVEKVAGWIEEGRTPYVFLHTPDNLQAPDLARRFHQQLMARLPGLPPLATLQREPVAQQLGLL; this is encoded by the coding sequence TTGAATTCTCACCCACTTCCGTATTACCTCGGTTGCCCGTCCTGGAGTGAAAACGCCTGGCGTGAGTCGCTGTACCCCGAAAGTGCCCGGCCCAACGATTTTCTGGCTCTGTACGCGCAGGTGTTCAACGCCGTTGAAGGCAATACCACGTTTTATGCGCGGCCCTCGCCGGTCATTGTTCAACGCTGGGCGCAAAGCCTGCCTGAAACCTTTCGCTTCACCGCCAAATTTCATCGCGACATCAGCCACGGCGGCGACCTGCGTCAACAGCTGCATGCCGCTGAGGACTTCATCCAGCTGCTCGCACCGCTGGGCCAAAGGGTCGCGCCCCTGTGGCTGCAGTTGCCCGCCAGCTTCGGGCCAGCGCGTCTGGCTGAGTTGGTCAGCTTTATCGATGCTATTGAGCGACCGCTCGCGGTCGAGGTCCGTCACTTGGCATTTTTTGCCAAGGGCGATGAAGAGCGGATGCTCAATCGATTACTGCTGGACCGGGGTGTGGAGCGTATTTGCCTCGATCCCCGTGCGCTATTCAGCTGTGTATCGACCGATCCCGCCGTGCTGCATGCGCAATCGAAAAAGCCCAAAGTCCCTCCACGCCCTGCTGCCCTGACACAATTCCCTCAGGTGCGCTTTATCGGCCATCCATTGCTCCAGGCCAACGACCCGTTTCTTGTGCCGTGGGTGGAGAAAGTAGCGGGCTGGATTGAAGAAGGGCGCACGCCATATGTGTTCCTGCACACCCCCGACAACCTCCAGGCGCCAGACCTTGCTCGGCGTTTTCACCAGCAATTGATGGCTCGTCTGCCGGGATTACCGCCACTGGCGACGTTGCAAAGAGAGCCCGTCGCGCAGCAACTTGGCTTGCTGTAA
- a CDS encoding isocitrate lyase/phosphoenolpyruvate mutase family protein, with protein MDSQLLRAQRFKSLHEREGAFVIPNPWDAGSAKLLASLGFEALATTSAGLAFTLGRADAEGAVSRQETMDNVAAIVNATALPVAADLENCFSDSPEGCADTILKAAALGIVGGSIEDASGHADNPIYAFELSVERVKAAVAAARSLPFPFMLTARAENLLHGRLNFADTLRRIEAYAEAGADVLFAPGLRTRDEVIAVVRAVAPRPVNVIMGLSGVTLSVADLSACGVKRISVGSSLARAALGGFYRAAQEISQQGTFTYGQQALPFAQLNTLFSA; from the coding sequence ATGGATTCGCAGTTACTTCGCGCCCAACGTTTCAAGTCCTTGCATGAACGAGAGGGGGCTTTTGTCATCCCCAATCCCTGGGATGCTGGCTCGGCCAAGTTGCTCGCTTCGCTGGGTTTCGAGGCGTTAGCCACGACCAGTGCGGGTCTTGCATTCACACTGGGGCGTGCCGACGCAGAAGGTGCGGTCAGCCGGCAGGAGACCATGGATAATGTCGCCGCAATCGTCAACGCCACGGCATTGCCAGTGGCCGCGGACTTGGAAAACTGCTTCTCTGACAGCCCCGAAGGCTGCGCTGATACGATTCTGAAAGCCGCTGCATTAGGTATCGTTGGCGGCTCGATTGAAGATGCCAGTGGTCATGCCGACAACCCGATCTACGCCTTCGAATTGTCAGTGGAACGGGTCAAAGCTGCCGTTGCCGCAGCGCGCAGCTTACCTTTCCCCTTCATGCTAACCGCCCGTGCCGAGAACCTGCTGCACGGCCGTCTGAACTTCGCGGATACCTTACGCCGTATTGAAGCCTACGCCGAGGCGGGTGCGGACGTACTATTCGCGCCGGGGCTGCGTACGCGCGACGAAGTCATCGCTGTAGTACGCGCCGTAGCGCCAAGGCCGGTTAACGTAATAATGGGGCTGAGCGGTGTGACGCTCTCGGTTGCTGATTTGAGCGCTTGCGGGGTCAAGCGGATCAGCGTGGGCTCATCTTTGGCAAGGGCTGCCTTGGGCGGCTTTTATCGCGCGGCTCAAGAAATCAGTCAGCAAGGCACCTTCACTTATGGCCAACAGGCGTTGCCGTTCGCTCAATTGAATACACTGTTCAGCGCGTAG
- a CDS encoding energy transducer TonB codes for MSDIQPSPIGYLSHAGDYSLRNSRALGGVTQLWQDAFARAMAEQIGDNTEVSTEFSTLAANASGEPLSGTDTLGQIVDQRDCAVADVQRTPPEHLHLPIAEFELDLLDKPAEPFTVADMIAQQRQLNFESGWVRPLVLNPPQADTHPGLGPQPRPLHLPIAELEWDLADKPALPLEPETITAQQRHLDYENGWARPIILQNLRMAA; via the coding sequence ATGTCTGATATTCAACCCTCACCGATAGGCTATTTGTCGCACGCAGGCGACTACAGCCTCCGCAATTCCCGAGCCTTGGGCGGCGTTACCCAGCTCTGGCAGGATGCGTTTGCCCGTGCGATGGCCGAGCAAATCGGCGATAACACCGAGGTTTCGACTGAGTTCAGCACCCTTGCAGCAAACGCCAGCGGCGAACCGCTGAGTGGCACTGACACCCTTGGGCAGATCGTCGATCAGCGCGACTGCGCGGTTGCCGACGTACAGCGTACCCCCCCAGAACATCTGCACCTGCCCATTGCCGAGTTTGAACTCGACCTGCTGGACAAGCCGGCCGAACCGTTCACTGTCGCAGACATGATCGCGCAGCAGCGGCAGCTGAATTTCGAAAGTGGCTGGGTCCGCCCACTGGTGCTCAACCCTCCTCAGGCGGATACACACCCTGGCCTCGGCCCCCAACCGCGTCCGTTGCACTTGCCCATCGCCGAACTCGAATGGGACCTGGCAGACAAGCCCGCCCTGCCCCTCGAGCCAGAGACCATCACTGCTCAGCAACGTCATCTGGATTACGAGAACGGCTGGGCTCGGCCTATTATTCTGCAAAACCTGCGCATGGCTGCGTAA
- a CDS encoding class I SAM-dependent methyltransferase: MSEQHTGSRIRVETLTSNGHAQALDWAQRLGLPLEDVEAEFALQVTDDGLQLQQLGADSSGPVRVDFVEGAVAHRRLFGGGSGQMIAKAVGIQPGVRPRVLDATAGLGKDAFVLASLGCNVSLIERQPIIAALLEDGLARGLRDREVGQIIAQMRLLTGNSIDLIRAWEGEPPQVIYLDPMFPHREKTALVKKEMRLFRPLVGDDMDAPALLEAALALATHRVVVKRPRKAPCIDGPKPSYALDGKSSRYDIYPKKALKG, from the coding sequence ATGAGTGAGCAACACACGGGCAGCCGCATCCGGGTTGAAACCCTGACAAGCAACGGACACGCGCAGGCGCTGGACTGGGCACAACGTCTCGGCCTGCCGTTAGAGGACGTCGAAGCAGAATTCGCCCTGCAAGTGACGGACGATGGTTTGCAGCTACAGCAACTAGGCGCCGACTCTTCGGGCCCGGTGCGAGTGGATTTTGTCGAAGGGGCTGTGGCTCATCGACGCTTGTTCGGTGGTGGCAGTGGGCAAATGATCGCCAAAGCGGTCGGCATCCAGCCCGGCGTTCGCCCTCGAGTGCTGGATGCGACAGCGGGGTTAGGCAAGGACGCGTTCGTGCTGGCAAGCCTAGGGTGCAACGTGAGCCTGATCGAGCGTCAGCCGATCATCGCCGCCTTGCTTGAAGATGGCCTGGCCCGTGGCCTGCGGGATCGTGAAGTGGGGCAGATCATCGCCCAGATGCGTCTGTTGACCGGCAACTCCATCGACTTGATCCGCGCCTGGGAGGGCGAACCACCGCAAGTGATCTACCTTGACCCGATGTTTCCTCATCGAGAAAAAACCGCGTTGGTGAAAAAGGAAATGCGCCTGTTCCGGCCGTTGGTGGGCGATGACATGGATGCGCCAGCGCTGCTGGAAGCTGCACTGGCGCTCGCCACTCACCGGGTCGTGGTCAAACGCCCACGCAAGGCGCCGTGCATCGACGGGCCAAAGCCGAGTTATGCGCTGGATGGAAAGTCCAGCCGCTACGACATCTACCCGAAGAAGGCGCTGAAGGGCTGA
- a CDS encoding TetR/AcrR family transcriptional regulator — protein sequence MPDNSLLRPPLSASGPGRPKDLAKRQAILNAAKNLFVRNGYASTSMDAVAAEAGVSKLTVYNHFTDKETLFSAAVVARCEEQLPELFFEIPHGMPVEALLLKIGRGFYALINSPDSLALHRLMVAPGSQDPKLSQIFFEAGPQRILLEMERFLTQIDKAGSLSIDKPNLAAEHFLCLLKGACNFRLLIGCGDLPDEHDAEAHVQEVVSLFMRAYRP from the coding sequence ATGCCTGACAATTCATTACTCCGTCCCCCATTAAGCGCTTCGGGCCCCGGCCGCCCAAAGGACTTGGCAAAGCGCCAAGCCATTCTTAACGCCGCGAAAAACCTGTTCGTGCGCAACGGTTACGCCAGTACCAGTATGGATGCCGTGGCCGCAGAAGCCGGGGTTTCCAAGCTGACGGTTTACAACCATTTCACCGATAAAGAGACGTTATTTTCCGCTGCGGTGGTGGCGCGCTGTGAGGAGCAACTGCCCGAGCTGTTTTTCGAAATACCCCATGGCATGCCTGTAGAGGCACTGCTGTTGAAGATTGGTCGGGGCTTTTACGCGTTGATCAACAGTCCTGACTCGTTGGCGCTGCATCGATTGATGGTCGCACCGGGCAGCCAGGACCCTAAGCTATCGCAGATTTTTTTCGAGGCCGGCCCCCAGCGAATTCTGCTGGAGATGGAGCGCTTTCTGACCCAGATCGACAAAGCCGGGAGCCTGAGCATCGACAAACCAAACCTCGCTGCCGAGCACTTTCTGTGCCTGCTCAAGGGCGCATGCAATTTTCGCCTGCTGATCGGCTGCGGCGACCTGCCGGACGAGCACGACGCTGAAGCGCATGTTCAGGAAGTCGTGAGCTTGTTTATGCGGGCTTATCGGCCCTGA
- a CDS encoding efflux RND transporter periplasmic adaptor subunit, translated as MFRDALSFTLPISLVFLLAACGHEEPVLPTVRPAMVVQPQPSAQSMDSYPGEVRARFEPELAFRIAGKVTRRLVEEGARVKANQPLAELDPQDVRLQLEATRAQVTAAEANLQLVRSERDRYKTLMDRQLVSRSQFDNAENLFRAGEARLKQIKAEFNVADNQAGYAVLRAPQDGVIARRLVEVGQVVAAGQTMFTLAADGEREVLISLPEQNFGRFKTGQAVTVELWTQPGQRFPGRIRELSPSADPRSRTFATRIAFAEGKVPAELGQSARVFIQTEHTVALSVPLSALTAENGVNYVWRVDADNTLKRVPVRIAAYGQDSVPVLEGLKATDWVVAAGVHVLHEGEQVRPVDRGNREVKLAAKE; from the coding sequence ATGTTTCGCGATGCCTTGTCCTTTACCCTGCCGATCAGCCTGGTGTTTTTACTGGCTGCCTGTGGTCATGAAGAACCTGTTCTGCCCACCGTGCGCCCGGCCATGGTCGTTCAGCCGCAGCCTTCAGCGCAGTCGATGGACAGCTATCCCGGTGAAGTCCGCGCCCGGTTCGAGCCGGAATTGGCGTTTCGTATCGCCGGCAAGGTGACCAGGCGTCTGGTAGAAGAGGGCGCGAGGGTCAAGGCCAATCAGCCGCTGGCCGAGCTGGACCCGCAGGATGTGCGCCTGCAGCTGGAAGCGACCCGCGCTCAGGTGACTGCCGCTGAAGCCAATTTGCAATTGGTCCGCTCTGAGCGTGATCGCTACAAAACGTTGATGGATCGGCAACTGGTCAGTCGGTCTCAGTTCGACAATGCCGAGAACCTGTTTCGCGCCGGTGAGGCTCGGCTCAAGCAGATCAAGGCCGAATTCAATGTCGCTGATAATCAGGCCGGCTACGCGGTGCTGCGCGCGCCACAAGACGGTGTGATCGCTCGGCGTCTGGTCGAAGTCGGGCAAGTCGTGGCGGCGGGGCAGACCATGTTTACCCTGGCGGCCGACGGCGAACGCGAAGTCCTGATCAGTCTGCCAGAGCAAAATTTCGGGCGTTTCAAAACCGGTCAGGCAGTCACTGTCGAGTTGTGGACGCAACCCGGTCAACGTTTTCCTGGCCGCATCCGTGAGTTGTCGCCTTCTGCCGATCCACGTTCCCGTACCTTCGCCACCCGCATCGCTTTTGCCGAGGGCAAAGTGCCCGCCGAGTTGGGACAGAGCGCCCGCGTATTTATCCAGACCGAACACACTGTCGCCCTGTCGGTACCGTTGTCAGCGCTGACTGCCGAGAACGGCGTCAACTACGTGTGGCGGGTCGATGCCGATAACACACTCAAGCGCGTTCCGGTGCGAATCGCTGCCTACGGTCAGGACAGCGTGCCCGTTCTCGAAGGCCTCAAAGCTACGGATTGGGTGGTGGCAGCCGGTGTCCATGTGCTGCACGAGGGCGAGCAGGTACGGCCGGTGGATCGCGGTAATCGAGAAGTGAAACTGGCGGCGAAGGAGTAG
- a CDS encoding efflux RND transporter permease subunit, which produces MRFNLSEWALRNRQIVLFLMLLLAIVGAVSYTKLGQSEDPPFTFKAMVIRTNWPGASAEEVALQVTDRIEKKLMETGEYERIVSFSRSGESQVTFMARDSMHSAQIPDLWYQVRKKISDIRHTLPQGIQGPFFNDEFGTTFGNIYALTGKGFDYAVLKDYADRVQIQLQRVKDVGKIELLGLQDEKIWIELSNVKLATLGLRLQTVQQVLEEQNAVSAAGFFETPSERIQLRVTGRFQSVDEIKNFPIRVGDRTFRISDVAEVFRGFNDPPAPRMRYMGEDAIGLAVAMKDGGDILVLGRALETEFARVQKNLPAGMQLSKVSDQPAAVKTGVGEFVQVLAEALGIVLLVSFFSLGMRTGMVVALAIPLVLAMTFACMYYLGIGLHKISLGALVLALGLLVDDAIIAVEMMAIKMEQGYDRLKAASFAWTSTAFPMLTGTLITAAGFLPIATAQSGTGEYTRSIFQVVTIALLASWVAAVVFVPYLGERLLPDLAKIHAAKHGAGAPDPYGTPFYQRVRRMVGWCVRRRKTVLVLTIGLFVLSVVMFRFVPQQFFPASGRLELMVDLKLAEGASLSNTAEQVNRLEQMLKDHPGIDNYVAYVGTGSPRFYLPLDQQLPAASFAQFVVLAKTIEDREVLRTWLIKNLNEQFPTLRSRVTRLENGPPVGYPVQFRVTGEHIEEVRALARKVAVKVGENPHVANVHLDWEEPSKVVNLNVDQDRARALGVSTADLSRFLQSSLTGSSVSQYREEDELIEILLRGTPHERKDLASLPSLAIPTSNGTSVALSQIATLEYGFEEGIIWHRNRLPNVTIRADIYGKEQPATLVQQILPTLDGVRAELPDGYLLEVGGTVEDSARGQNSVKAGVPLFIVVVLTLLMLQLRSFSRTAMVFLTAPLGLIGVTLFLIVFHQPFGFVAMLGTIALSGMIMRNSVILVDQIEQDIAAGLDQWQAIIEATVRRFRPIVLTALAAVLAMIPLSRSVFFGPMAVAIMGGLIVATALTLLFLPALYAAWFRVKKVELQAR; this is translated from the coding sequence ATGCGTTTCAATCTTTCCGAGTGGGCACTGCGCAACCGCCAGATTGTCCTGTTTCTGATGTTACTGCTGGCGATTGTTGGCGCGGTTTCCTACACCAAGCTTGGTCAGAGTGAAGATCCGCCATTTACCTTCAAAGCGATGGTCATCCGCACCAACTGGCCCGGCGCGAGTGCCGAGGAAGTTGCGCTGCAGGTGACCGACCGCATTGAGAAGAAGCTGATGGAGACCGGCGAGTACGAGCGCATTGTCTCGTTCTCACGGTCCGGTGAGTCCCAAGTGACGTTCATGGCGCGTGACTCCATGCACTCGGCGCAGATTCCCGATCTCTGGTATCAGGTCCGCAAAAAAATCAGCGACATCCGTCACACCTTGCCACAGGGTATACAGGGGCCATTTTTCAACGATGAGTTCGGCACTACGTTCGGCAATATCTATGCGCTGACGGGCAAAGGTTTTGACTACGCGGTGCTCAAGGACTACGCCGACCGCGTGCAGATACAGCTGCAGCGGGTCAAAGACGTGGGCAAGATCGAACTGTTGGGGTTGCAGGACGAAAAAATCTGGATCGAGCTGTCGAACGTGAAGCTGGCGACCCTTGGGCTGCGCTTGCAGACGGTGCAGCAAGTTCTTGAAGAGCAGAACGCGGTGTCGGCAGCGGGTTTTTTCGAGACCCCCAGTGAGCGCATTCAGTTACGGGTAACCGGTCGCTTCCAGTCGGTGGACGAGATCAAGAATTTCCCGATTCGAGTGGGCGATCGTACGTTCCGCATCAGCGACGTGGCCGAGGTTTTTCGCGGCTTCAACGACCCGCCTGCGCCGCGCATGCGTTATATGGGTGAAGACGCCATCGGCCTGGCCGTGGCGATGAAAGACGGTGGCGACATTCTGGTACTGGGGCGTGCCCTTGAGACCGAATTTGCCCGGGTGCAGAAAAACCTCCCTGCGGGCATGCAGCTGAGCAAAGTGTCGGACCAGCCAGCAGCGGTGAAAACCGGGGTCGGCGAGTTTGTGCAGGTGCTGGCTGAGGCGTTGGGCATCGTGCTGCTGGTGAGTTTTTTCTCCCTGGGCATGCGCACCGGGATGGTTGTCGCCCTGGCGATTCCGTTGGTGCTGGCGATGACCTTCGCCTGCATGTACTACCTGGGGATTGGCTTGCACAAGATTTCCCTCGGCGCGCTGGTGCTGGCGTTGGGCTTGTTGGTGGACGACGCGATCATCGCGGTGGAGATGATGGCGATCAAGATGGAGCAGGGTTACGACCGGCTCAAGGCTGCCAGTTTCGCTTGGACCAGCACCGCTTTTCCGATGCTCACCGGCACGCTGATTACGGCGGCGGGCTTCTTGCCGATTGCCACGGCGCAATCAGGCACCGGGGAATACACCCGTTCGATCTTCCAGGTGGTGACCATCGCCTTGTTGGCGTCCTGGGTTGCAGCAGTGGTATTTGTGCCCTATCTGGGCGAGCGGCTGTTGCCGGACCTGGCGAAGATCCACGCTGCCAAACATGGCGCGGGGGCACCCGACCCTTACGGTACGCCCTTCTATCAACGCGTGCGGCGCATGGTGGGTTGGTGTGTACGGCGGCGTAAAACGGTGCTGGTACTCACCATTGGCCTGTTCGTGCTCTCGGTGGTGATGTTCCGTTTCGTGCCGCAGCAGTTTTTTCCGGCGTCGGGGCGACTGGAGCTGATGGTCGATTTGAAGCTGGCCGAAGGCGCGTCGTTGAGCAACACGGCTGAGCAGGTCAACCGGCTGGAGCAGATGCTCAAGGATCATCCGGGCATTGATAACTACGTGGCCTACGTCGGCACTGGTTCGCCACGGTTCTACCTGCCGCTGGATCAACAGTTGCCCGCCGCCAGTTTCGCGCAGTTTGTGGTGCTGGCAAAAACCATCGAAGACCGGGAAGTTCTGCGCACCTGGCTGATCAAAAACCTCAACGAGCAATTTCCGACCCTGCGCTCTCGGGTGACTCGCCTGGAGAACGGGCCGCCGGTGGGATACCCGGTGCAGTTCCGCGTGACCGGTGAACACATCGAGGAAGTCCGCGCTCTGGCGCGTAAAGTCGCGGTCAAGGTTGGCGAGAATCCACACGTGGCGAACGTCCATCTGGACTGGGAGGAGCCGAGCAAGGTTGTGAACCTCAACGTGGATCAGGATCGGGCGCGGGCGCTAGGGGTGAGCACTGCCGATCTGTCGAGATTTCTGCAAAGTTCGTTGACCGGTTCCAGCGTCAGCCAATACCGCGAAGAGGACGAGCTCATCGAGATTCTGTTGCGGGGCACCCCTCATGAGCGCAAGGATCTCGCCTCGCTGCCGAGCCTGGCGATCCCCACCAGCAACGGCACCAGCGTCGCCTTGTCGCAGATCGCGACCCTGGAGTACGGCTTCGAAGAGGGCATCATTTGGCACCGCAACCGCCTGCCGAACGTGACCATCCGCGCCGATATCTATGGCAAGGAACAACCTGCGACCCTGGTCCAGCAGATCCTGCCGACACTGGACGGCGTGCGTGCCGAGTTACCGGACGGCTATTTGCTGGAAGTCGGGGGCACAGTCGAAGACTCGGCGCGGGGACAGAACTCGGTCAAGGCCGGTGTGCCGTTGTTTATCGTGGTGGTCCTGACCTTGTTGATGCTGCAATTGCGCAGTTTCTCACGCACCGCCATGGTCTTTCTCACCGCACCGCTGGGTTTGATTGGCGTGACTTTGTTTCTGATTGTCTTTCACCAGCCGTTCGGTTTCGTCGCAATGCTCGGCACCATCGCCTTGTCGGGGATGATCATGCGTAACTCGGTGATTCTGGTGGACCAGATCGAACAGGACATCGCCGCCGGGCTGGATCAATGGCAAGCGATCATCGAAGCCACCGTACGGCGTTTCCGGCCCATCGTCCTCACGGCACTGGCGGCCGTGCTGGCGATGATCCCGCTGTCACGTAGCGTGTTTTTCGGCCCGATGGCCGTGGCGATCATGGGCGGTCTGATCGTTGCGACCGCACTGACCCTGTTATTCCTGCCTGCGCTGTATGCAGCGTGGTTCAGGGTGAAGAAAGTGGAGCTGCAGGCGCGTTGA
- a CDS encoding DUF4197 domain-containing protein: MLRPSVTFAGLCAGLLLSTSVFALSLSDLSQSDATGGLKDALTQGAQIAVKQLGTPGGFSNNKDVRIELPGSLGKVAKKMKQFGMGAQVDELETAMNQAAEAAVPQAQALLVDAVKKMSVEDAKSILSGGNDSATQYLSKTSREQIRVKFLPIVKHATDKVGVAQKYNAFAAQAASLGVVDTKDANIEGYVTEKALNGLFEMIGKQEAALRQNPAGAATSLAKKVFGAL, translated from the coding sequence ATGCTCCGCCCTTCCGTCACCTTCGCTGGCCTGTGCGCAGGCCTGCTGCTGTCGACCAGCGTGTTTGCCCTGTCCCTGAGCGACCTGTCCCAGTCGGACGCCACTGGCGGTCTCAAGGATGCGTTGACCCAAGGCGCGCAGATTGCCGTCAAGCAGCTGGGCACGCCAGGCGGTTTCAGCAATAACAAGGATGTGCGCATTGAGTTGCCGGGCAGTCTCGGCAAGGTTGCGAAGAAGATGAAGCAGTTCGGCATGGGCGCGCAGGTCGATGAATTGGAGACCGCCATGAACCAGGCCGCCGAAGCCGCTGTACCGCAAGCCCAGGCGCTGCTGGTCGATGCCGTGAAGAAGATGAGCGTGGAGGATGCCAAGAGCATCCTCAGTGGCGGCAACGATTCAGCCACCCAATACCTGAGCAAGACCAGCCGCGAACAGATCCGCGTCAAATTCCTGCCCATCGTCAAACACGCCACCGATAAAGTGGGTGTCGCACAAAAATACAACGCGTTCGCCGCCCAGGCCGCCAGCCTGGGCGTCGTCGACACCAAAGACGCCAACATCGAAGGTTACGTGACCGAAAAGGCCCTCAATGGCCTGTTCGAAATGATCGGCAAACAAGAAGCCGCCCTCCGCCAAAACCCGGCAGGCGCCGCGACCAGTCTGGCGAAAAAGGTGTTTGGCGCGCTGTAA
- a CDS encoding YbaY family lipoprotein — protein MKNLALILLTSLLGACSISQPSSQASLDGEVFYLQRIALPPTAILNVSLHDVSKADAPVVVLARQSGPIKGQVPLPFSLEYDPKHVQQGHRYSVSARIELEGKLLFITTAQYVVQLDGQDQKPLRIRLDSVQ, from the coding sequence ATGAAAAACCTGGCACTTATCCTTCTGACCAGCCTGCTCGGCGCGTGCAGTATCTCGCAGCCATCCTCTCAAGCCAGCCTCGACGGGGAAGTTTTTTACCTGCAACGCATCGCCCTGCCGCCCACGGCGATCTTGAATGTCAGCCTACACGACGTGTCCAAGGCCGATGCTCCGGTGGTCGTGCTGGCCAGACAAAGTGGCCCGATCAAAGGCCAGGTGCCTTTGCCTTTCAGCCTGGAATACGATCCGAAACACGTACAGCAGGGCCACCGTTATTCGGTCAGCGCGCGCATTGAACTGGAGGGTAAACTCTTGTTTATCACTACCGCGCAGTATGTCGTACAGTTGGATGGCCAGGATCAGAAGCCGCTGCGCATTCGCCTGGATTCTGTTCAGTGA